In the Labrys wisconsinensis genome, one interval contains:
- a CDS encoding carboxyl transferase domain-containing protein: MPVIEDTLDRRSEAFQRNAEAMAGLTATLRSRTDAAAAGGSEAARRRHRERGKLLPRERLALLLDPGAPFLELSQLAAFGLYDDEVPAAGLIAGIGRVSGRPCMILANDATVKGGTYFPITVKKHLRAQAIARENRLPCLYLVDSGGANLPNQDEVFPDREHFGRIFFNQATMSAEGIPQIAVVMGSSTAGGAYVPAMADQAIMVRRQATIFLGGPPLVRAATGETVSAEELGGTDTHTRISGVADYAAESDGHALGIARSLVSALAPAALAAADVATPREPLYDPAEIDGIVSADPRKPYDVRQVIARIVDGSELDEFKADYGTTLVAGFARLWGHRVGILANNGILFSESALKGAHFIEMACQRGIPLVFLQNITGFMVGRAYEAGGIARDGAKLVAAVAAAAVPKFTVIIGNSFGAGNYAMCGRAYDPRFLWMWPNARISVMGGEQAANVLAQIRRDGARAGGWSEAEEEAFKAPIRARYEEQGSAYYSTARLWDDGIIAPSDTRMALALALAAARHAAARETRFGVLRM, from the coding sequence ATGCCCGTCATCGAGGACACGCTCGACCGGCGCTCCGAGGCGTTCCAACGCAACGCCGAGGCCATGGCCGGCCTCACCGCGACGCTGCGCAGCCGCACCGACGCGGCCGCCGCCGGCGGCTCCGAGGCGGCGCGGCGCCGGCACCGGGAGCGCGGCAAGCTCCTGCCGCGCGAGCGCCTCGCCCTGCTGCTCGACCCCGGCGCGCCCTTCCTCGAGCTCTCCCAGCTCGCCGCCTTCGGCCTCTACGACGACGAGGTGCCGGCGGCCGGCCTGATCGCCGGCATCGGCCGCGTATCGGGGCGGCCCTGCATGATCCTCGCCAACGACGCCACGGTGAAGGGCGGCACCTATTTCCCGATCACGGTGAAGAAGCACCTGCGCGCCCAGGCGATCGCCCGGGAGAACCGCCTGCCCTGCCTCTACCTCGTCGATTCCGGCGGCGCCAACCTGCCGAACCAGGACGAGGTCTTCCCGGACCGCGAGCATTTCGGCCGCATCTTCTTCAACCAGGCGACGATGTCGGCCGAGGGCATCCCGCAGATCGCCGTCGTCATGGGCAGCTCCACCGCGGGCGGGGCCTATGTCCCGGCCATGGCCGACCAGGCGATCATGGTGCGCCGCCAGGCCACCATCTTCCTCGGCGGCCCGCCGCTGGTGAGGGCGGCGACCGGTGAGACCGTCAGCGCCGAGGAGCTCGGCGGCACCGACACCCATACCCGCATCTCCGGCGTCGCCGACTATGCCGCCGAGAGCGATGGCCATGCGCTCGGCATCGCCCGCAGCCTCGTTTCCGCCCTGGCCCCGGCCGCGCTCGCCGCAGCGGATGTCGCCACGCCGCGCGAGCCGCTCTACGACCCGGCGGAGATCGACGGGATCGTCTCGGCCGATCCGCGCAAGCCCTACGACGTCAGGCAGGTCATCGCCCGCATCGTCGACGGCTCGGAGCTCGACGAGTTCAAGGCCGACTACGGCACGACGCTGGTCGCCGGCTTCGCCCGGCTCTGGGGGCACCGCGTCGGCATCCTCGCCAACAACGGCATCCTGTTCTCGGAATCGGCGCTGAAGGGCGCGCATTTCATCGAGATGGCCTGCCAGCGCGGCATTCCGCTGGTCTTCCTGCAGAACATCACCGGCTTCATGGTCGGGCGCGCCTACGAGGCCGGCGGCATCGCCCGGGACGGCGCCAAGCTGGTGGCGGCGGTGGCCGCGGCGGCGGTGCCGAAATTCACCGTGATCATCGGCAACAGCTTCGGGGCCGGCAATTACGCCATGTGCGGGCGGGCCTACGACCCGCGCTTCCTGTGGATGTGGCCGAACGCCCGCATCTCGGTCATGGGCGGCGAGCAGGCCGCCAACGTGCTGGCGCAGATCCGCCGCGACGGCGCCCGCGCCGGAGGCTGGAGCGAGGCCGAGGAGGAGGCGTTCAAGGCGCCGATCCGCGCCCGGTACGAGGAGCAGGGCAGCGCCTATTATTCCACCGCGCGGCTGTGGGACGACGGCATCATCGCCCCATCGGACACGCGCATGGCGCTGGCCCTGGCGCTCGCCGCCGCCCGCCACGCCGCAGCCAGGGAGACACGCTTCGGCGTGTTGCGGATGTGA
- a CDS encoding acetyl/propionyl/methylcrotonyl-CoA carboxylase subunit alpha, whose amino-acid sequence MSAPRPIRTLLVANRGEIAVRVIRTARRMGLATVAVFSDADAGAAHVMAADTALRIGPPPARASYLDAGAILAAARATGADAVHPGYGFLAENAEFAEACAAAGLVFVGPPPAAIRAMGDKGRSRALMQAAGIPVLPGTQGEDQAPEALAAAAAAIGFPVLVKPSAGGGGKGMRVVADAAALPEALAAARREAASAFGDDRLILERYLPAPRHVEVQVFADGFGRTVHLFERGCSVQRRHQKVIEEAPAPGLSDALRQGLRQAAIRCAEAVGYIGAGTVEFLVADDHFFAMEMNTRLQVEHPVTEAITGLDLVEWQIRVAGGEPLPLGQEAIAASGHAVEARLCAEDPARDFLPQTGRLVHFDLPAGRAGIRIDAGVRAGDSVSVHYDSLIAKVIAHGADRGEAVRRLHAALAATEVVGLATNRAFLAAILAHPAFTAGTAGAGGDVDTGFIERHRADLLAEAPPPDEPVIALAAFAALRRAEQAALPEDHASPWSATDGWRLGGRATLPVALEHDGGTTRIEAAWRDGGYELRLGEAVHRVEGSMDGEGRIALRLDDRLVRARAVAEGAGLTLFVDGQEHRVTLVDPRQPPVAHRSDAGHLASPMPGLVIAVPAAPGDAVEKGAPLVVIEAMKMEHTIAAPRAGRVQSIAVAVGDQVAAGAELVVLEAES is encoded by the coding sequence ATGAGCGCCCCGCGCCCCATCCGCACCCTGCTCGTCGCCAATCGCGGCGAGATCGCCGTGCGGGTGATCCGCACCGCCCGGCGCATGGGCCTTGCCACCGTCGCCGTGTTCTCCGACGCCGATGCCGGCGCGGCGCATGTCATGGCCGCCGACACGGCGCTGCGCATCGGCCCGCCCCCGGCGCGCGCGAGCTATCTCGATGCCGGCGCCATCCTCGCCGCGGCGCGGGCGACCGGCGCCGACGCCGTCCATCCCGGCTACGGCTTCCTCGCCGAGAATGCCGAATTCGCCGAGGCCTGCGCCGCCGCCGGCCTCGTCTTCGTCGGGCCGCCGCCGGCGGCGATCCGCGCCATGGGCGACAAGGGCCGGTCGCGGGCGCTGATGCAGGCCGCCGGCATCCCCGTCCTGCCCGGCACGCAGGGCGAGGACCAGGCGCCGGAAGCGCTGGCCGCAGCCGCGGCGGCGATCGGCTTTCCCGTCCTGGTCAAGCCCTCCGCCGGCGGCGGCGGCAAGGGCATGCGCGTGGTCGCCGACGCCGCCGCCCTGCCCGAGGCGCTGGCCGCGGCCCGGCGCGAGGCCGCCTCCGCCTTCGGCGACGACCGGCTGATCCTGGAGCGCTACCTCCCCGCCCCGCGCCATGTCGAGGTCCAGGTCTTCGCCGACGGGTTCGGGCGCACCGTCCATCTCTTCGAGCGCGGCTGCTCGGTGCAGCGCCGGCACCAGAAGGTGATCGAGGAGGCGCCGGCGCCCGGGCTCTCCGACGCGCTGCGCCAGGGCCTGCGCCAGGCGGCGATCCGCTGCGCCGAGGCGGTCGGCTATATCGGCGCCGGCACGGTGGAATTCCTGGTGGCGGATGACCATTTCTTCGCCATGGAGATGAACACGAGGCTCCAGGTCGAGCATCCGGTGACGGAGGCGATCACCGGCCTCGATCTCGTGGAATGGCAGATCCGGGTGGCCGGGGGCGAGCCGCTGCCGCTCGGCCAGGAGGCCATCGCCGCGTCGGGCCACGCGGTCGAGGCGCGGCTGTGCGCCGAGGATCCGGCCCGGGACTTCCTGCCGCAGACCGGGCGCCTCGTGCATTTCGACCTGCCGGCCGGGCGCGCCGGCATCCGCATCGATGCCGGCGTGCGGGCCGGCGACAGCGTGTCCGTGCACTACGACTCGCTCATCGCCAAGGTGATCGCCCACGGCGCCGACCGCGGCGAGGCCGTCCGCCGCCTGCACGCGGCCCTGGCCGCGACCGAGGTCGTCGGCCTCGCCACCAACCGCGCCTTCCTCGCCGCCATCCTGGCCCATCCCGCCTTCACCGCCGGCACTGCTGGCGCCGGCGGCGACGTCGACACCGGCTTCATCGAGCGCCACCGCGCCGACCTTCTCGCCGAGGCGCCGCCGCCGGACGAGCCGGTCATCGCCCTCGCCGCCTTCGCAGCGCTGCGCCGGGCCGAGCAGGCTGCGCTGCCGGAGGACCACGCCTCGCCCTGGTCCGCAACCGATGGCTGGCGGCTCGGCGGCCGCGCGACGCTGCCGGTCGCGCTGGAGCATGACGGCGGCACCACCCGCATCGAAGCGGCCTGGCGCGACGGCGGCTATGAGTTGCGGCTCGGCGAGGCCGTGCACCGGGTCGAGGGCAGCATGGACGGCGAGGGCCGCATCGCCCTGCGCCTCGACGACCGGCTGGTCCGCGCCCGGGCCGTGGCAGAGGGCGCCGGCCTGACGCTGTTCGTCGACGGACAGGAGCATCGCGTCACGCTCGTCGATCCCCGGCAGCCCCCCGTGGCGCACCGATCCGATGCCGGCCACCTCGCCTCGCCCATGCCGGGCCTTGTCATCGCCGTGCCGGCGGCGCCCGGCGATGCCGTCGAGAAAGGCGCGCCGCTGGTGGTGATCGAGGCGATGAAGATGGAGCACACCATCGCCGCCCCGCGGGCCGGGCGGGTGCAGTCGATCGCGGTCGCGGTCGGCGACCAGGTCGCGGCCGGCGCCGAGCTGGTGGTGCTGGAGGCGGAGTCATGA
- a CDS encoding LysR substrate-binding domain-containing protein, with the protein MDPLARIHLNGLRAVEAAGRLGSLAKAASFLGVSVGAVSQQILKTERQLGRPVFRRTPRGLEPTAFGAALLGPLSAGFQALAQAVSLAEPAPEDCLTVSVPPVLAAKWLVPRLSAFTRERPDLSIRVDASVAFADLDGSDTDVALRVGAGPWPGVRAEKLLPQRVFPVCSPALAARLRRPEDLAGVPVIRDHGSAMGWDTWLAPLGLEESLLRLGPVYSDGSLCLDAAIAGQGVMLAWQTLAYDALVAGRVVAPFPRTVETGRSYWFVTSRGRPVRAVEAAFRGWLGREMAGTLEGEAFEAVLRGGREGA; encoded by the coding sequence ATGGATCCCCTCGCGCGCATCCACCTCAACGGGCTCAGGGCGGTCGAAGCCGCCGGGCGGCTCGGCTCGCTCGCCAAGGCCGCTTCCTTCCTCGGCGTCTCCGTCGGCGCGGTCAGCCAGCAGATCCTCAAGACCGAGCGCCAGCTCGGCCGCCCGGTGTTCCGGCGCACGCCGAGGGGCCTGGAGCCGACGGCCTTCGGCGCGGCGCTGCTCGGCCCTCTCTCGGCCGGGTTCCAGGCCCTCGCCCAGGCGGTCTCGCTCGCCGAGCCGGCGCCGGAGGACTGCCTCACCGTCTCGGTGCCGCCGGTGCTGGCGGCGAAATGGCTGGTGCCGCGCCTCTCCGCCTTCACCCGCGAACGGCCGGACCTGTCGATCCGCGTCGATGCCTCGGTGGCCTTCGCCGATCTCGACGGCTCCGACACCGACGTCGCCCTCCGGGTCGGGGCGGGGCCGTGGCCGGGCGTGCGGGCAGAGAAGCTCCTGCCGCAGCGCGTCTTCCCGGTGTGCAGCCCGGCCCTGGCCGCCCGGCTCCGCCGCCCCGAGGACCTCGCCGGCGTGCCGGTCATCCGCGACCACGGCTCGGCGATGGGCTGGGACACCTGGCTGGCGCCGCTCGGGCTGGAGGAAAGCCTGCTGCGCCTCGGCCCGGTCTATTCCGACGGCTCGCTCTGCCTCGACGCCGCCATCGCCGGCCAGGGCGTCATGCTGGCCTGGCAGACGCTCGCCTATGACGCGCTGGTCGCCGGCCGCGTGGTGGCGCCGTTTCCGCGGACGGTGGAGACCGGCCGGTCCTATTGGTTCGTCACATCGCGCGGGCGGCCGGTGCGGGCTGTCGAGGCGGCGTTCCGGGGCTGGCTCGGGCGTGAGATGGCGGGGACGCTGGAGGGGGAGGCGTTCGAGGCGGTGCTGCGGGGTGGGCGGGAGGGGGCGTGA
- a CDS encoding chromate transporter has product MTTYDGSAAGEDSRDGPTTAQLFTGFLLLGLIGFGGVLPLARRMLVEQRRWLSAGEFTDLLGLCQFLPGGNIINLSVAVGLRFRGVAGALAALTGLIAAPTAIVIALGMVYDQLHADPRVRHLFAGLAAAAAGLLIAMAVKIALPLRQRPVGLAIAALCFVAIALLQLPMLPTMLVLAPLGVLAAWRLEP; this is encoded by the coding sequence ATGACCACCTATGACGGGTCCGCCGCCGGCGAAGACAGCCGCGACGGGCCGACCACGGCCCAGCTCTTCACCGGCTTCCTCCTGCTCGGCCTGATCGGCTTCGGCGGCGTGCTGCCGCTGGCCCGGCGCATGCTGGTCGAGCAGCGCCGCTGGCTCTCGGCCGGCGAGTTCACCGACCTGCTCGGCCTCTGCCAGTTCCTGCCCGGCGGCAACATCATCAACCTGTCGGTGGCCGTCGGCCTCAGGTTCCGGGGCGTGGCCGGCGCCCTCGCCGCGCTCACCGGGCTGATCGCGGCGCCGACGGCGATCGTCATCGCCCTCGGCATGGTCTACGACCAGCTGCACGCCGATCCGCGCGTCCGCCATCTCTTCGCCGGCCTGGCGGCCGCCGCCGCGGGCCTGCTGATCGCGATGGCGGTCAAGATCGCCCTGCCCCTGCGCCAGCGGCCGGTGGGCCTCGCCATCGCCGCGCTCTGCTTCGTCGCCATCGCGCTCCTGCAGCTGCCGATGCTGCCGACCATGCTGGTGCTGGCGCCGCTCGGGGTCCTCGCCGCCTGGAGGCTCGAGCCGTGA
- a CDS encoding LysR family transcriptional regulator: MLELRHLRYFVAVAREGHVTRAAERLGLQQPPLSQQIRALEGLVGAPLFRRQPRGMDLTEAGRVLLERVRHILDDVDAALEAARGTARGEQGRLAVGFTSSASFHPLVAAVVRSMRQATPGVALALEEGHTGDLIEAIQGRRLDAAFVRSPVESPPALVVEPVLEEEMLVALPEQHRFAAGPGPRARRGGARRRIPLAALAEEAFILYRRPSGPGLYDGIIAACRAAGFSPRVSQEAPRLLSTLSLVAAGLGVTIIPASMARLETNGIAYAGLDEAAGLTARLHLAYRDEEPSGALRRFIACVRESRRE; this comes from the coding sequence ATGCTCGAGCTGCGCCATCTCCGCTACTTCGTCGCCGTCGCCAGGGAAGGCCATGTGACGCGCGCAGCCGAGCGGCTCGGCCTGCAGCAGCCGCCGCTCAGCCAGCAGATCCGGGCGCTGGAGGGGCTGGTCGGCGCGCCGCTGTTCCGGCGCCAGCCGCGCGGCATGGACCTGACCGAGGCCGGCCGGGTGCTGCTGGAGCGGGTCCGCCACATCCTCGACGACGTCGACGCGGCCCTGGAGGCGGCGCGCGGCACGGCGCGCGGCGAGCAGGGGCGCCTCGCCGTCGGCTTCACCAGCTCGGCCTCGTTTCATCCGCTGGTCGCGGCCGTCGTCCGGTCCATGCGCCAGGCGACGCCCGGCGTGGCCCTGGCGCTGGAGGAGGGGCATACCGGCGACCTGATCGAGGCGATCCAGGGCCGGCGGCTCGACGCCGCCTTCGTGCGCTCGCCGGTCGAGAGCCCGCCGGCGCTGGTCGTCGAGCCGGTGCTGGAAGAGGAGATGCTGGTTGCCCTGCCCGAGCAGCACCGCTTCGCCGCCGGGCCCGGCCCGCGGGCGCGGCGGGGCGGGGCGAGGCGCCGCATCCCCCTCGCCGCCCTCGCCGAGGAAGCTTTCATCCTGTACCGGCGTCCGTCCGGACCGGGGCTCTACGACGGCATCATCGCCGCCTGCCGCGCCGCCGGCTTCAGCCCGCGGGTCAGCCAGGAGGCGCCGCGCCTGCTCTCCACGCTGAGCCTGGTCGCCGCGGGCCTCGGCGTCACCATCATTCCCGCCTCGATGGCGCGGCTGGAGACCAACGGCATCGCCTATGCCGGGCTGGACGAGGCGGCGGGCCTCACCGCGCGCCTGCATCTGGCCTACCGGGACGAGGAGCCCTCCGGGGCGCTGCGGCGATTCATCGCCTGCGTGCGGGAGAGCCGGCGGGAGTGA
- a CDS encoding chromate transporter, which yields MTSTLLALALIFTELSLLAFGGGNSILPEMQRQVVDVHHWMSAGEFGALFALAQAAPGPNLMVVPLVGWHVAGWPGVLVTSLAKFGPSSLLTGLMLRAWDRFRDRPWRRTVQASLVPMTAGLVTASAAVITQASVTGWATAAIAAASALAVTATRVHPLLVLGAGALIGLSGVGQG from the coding sequence GTGACATCGACCCTCCTCGCCCTGGCCCTTATCTTCACAGAGCTGTCGCTGCTCGCCTTCGGCGGCGGCAACTCCATCCTGCCGGAGATGCAGCGGCAGGTCGTCGACGTGCATCACTGGATGTCGGCCGGAGAATTCGGGGCGCTGTTCGCCCTCGCCCAGGCCGCGCCGGGGCCGAACCTGATGGTGGTGCCGCTGGTCGGCTGGCACGTCGCCGGCTGGCCCGGCGTCCTCGTCACCTCGCTCGCCAAGTTCGGCCCGTCCTCGCTGCTGACCGGCCTGATGCTGCGGGCCTGGGACCGGTTCCGCGACCGCCCCTGGCGCCGCACCGTCCAGGCCAGCCTGGTGCCGATGACCGCCGGCCTCGTCACCGCCAGCGCCGCGGTGATCACCCAGGCCTCGGTCACGGGCTGGGCCACGGCCGCGATCGCCGCCGCCTCGGCCCTGGCCGTCACGGCGACACGGGTGCACCCGCTACTGGTGCTGGGGGCGGGCGCGCTGATCGGGCTGAGCGGGGTCGGGCAGGGGTGA
- a CDS encoding GGDEF domain-containing protein, translated as MSFDPATLMTLTAMVAAAVGSLLVFAWVQNPSHRALGIWGGADLAGALAAVLLMTRNDAPDLVSIVLAHAVLAAAYGAIWAGGRSFCRRPLRPLAMAAGPAVWLAACAWPPFLQSTDLRVILASLIGAAYAAATARELRRDDGEPLLSRRPAAACFALHAGLLLARGGVAMVWTLPPGSQVLATPWLVVMAVEPLILVVATGFLQLAMAKERSELVQRRAAATDALTGVANRRAFLEEGERRLEAAARQGAPAALLLFDLDHFKRINDGHGHDAGDRALQAFAGHTALTLPADTLFGRIGGEEFAALLTGPAARAALPTADRIRRVIESMALAGPGMPAGLSVSIGVSTAADADLGALLRQADRALYAAKSAGRNCVRAFRPRSAPFLRVV; from the coding sequence ATGTCGTTCGATCCCGCCACCCTGATGACCCTGACGGCCATGGTCGCCGCGGCGGTGGGCAGCCTGCTCGTCTTCGCCTGGGTGCAGAACCCGTCGCATCGCGCCCTCGGCATCTGGGGCGGCGCGGACCTCGCCGGCGCGCTGGCCGCGGTCCTCTTGATGACGCGCAACGACGCCCCGGACCTCGTCTCGATCGTCCTGGCCCATGCCGTCCTCGCCGCGGCCTACGGGGCGATCTGGGCCGGCGGGCGCAGCTTCTGCCGCCGGCCGCTGCGGCCGCTGGCCATGGCGGCGGGGCCGGCGGTCTGGCTCGCCGCCTGCGCCTGGCCGCCCTTCCTGCAGTCGACGGACCTGCGCGTCATCCTGGCCTCCCTCATCGGCGCCGCCTATGCGGCGGCGACGGCGCGGGAGCTGCGCCGCGACGACGGCGAGCCCCTGCTCTCGCGCCGCCCGGCCGCGGCCTGCTTCGCCCTGCATGCCGGCCTGCTGCTCGCCCGGGGCGGCGTGGCGATGGTCTGGACCCTGCCGCCGGGCTCGCAGGTGCTGGCGACGCCCTGGCTGGTGGTCATGGCGGTGGAGCCGCTGATCCTGGTCGTGGCTACCGGCTTCCTGCAGCTCGCCATGGCCAAGGAGCGCTCCGAGCTGGTGCAGCGCCGGGCCGCCGCCACCGACGCGCTGACCGGCGTCGCCAACCGGCGCGCCTTCCTGGAGGAGGGCGAGCGCCGGCTCGAGGCCGCCGCGCGCCAGGGCGCGCCCGCCGCGCTGCTGCTGTTCGACCTCGACCATTTCAAGCGCATCAACGACGGCCATGGCCATGACGCCGGCGACCGGGCGCTGCAGGCCTTCGCCGGGCATACCGCCCTGACCCTGCCGGCCGACACGCTGTTCGGCCGCATCGGCGGCGAGGAATTCGCGGCGCTGCTCACCGGCCCCGCGGCGCGGGCCGCCCTGCCCACCGCCGACCGCATCCGCCGGGTGATCGAGAGCATGGCCCTCGCCGGGCCCGGCATGCCGGCGGGGCTGTCGGTCAGCATCGGCGTGTCGACGGCGGCGGACGCCGATCTCGGCGCCCTGCTCCGCCAGGCGGACCGCGCCCTCTACGCCGCGAAATCCGCCGGCCGCAACTGCGTGCGGGCCTTCCGGCCGCGGTCGGCGCCGTTCCTGCGGGTGGTTTGA
- a CDS encoding TetR/AcrR family transcriptional regulator, translated as MARTAGSHGARTAEAIRRAGLRLIFERGYEGMTLRDLAQAVGLQPGSLYNHIATKQALLFELVSEHMRTLTDALDAALAGVEGPLARLDAFVTFHVSYHLTRKVEVFVNNSELRSLEPDNREAIMALRRAYEQRLAAILAEGAQAGLLAVPDIPVTTYGILSLLTGVVTWYRPEGRLAEDEIVAIHRRLILDGLRGGGG; from the coding sequence ATGGCCCGCACGGCCGGCTCACACGGCGCCAGGACGGCGGAGGCGATCCGCCGGGCCGGGCTGAGACTGATCTTCGAGCGCGGCTACGAAGGCATGACCCTCCGCGACCTCGCCCAGGCCGTCGGCCTGCAGCCGGGCTCGCTCTACAACCACATCGCCACCAAGCAGGCGCTGCTGTTCGAGCTGGTCTCCGAGCACATGCGGACGCTGACCGACGCGCTCGACGCGGCGCTCGCCGGCGTCGAGGGCCCGCTGGCGCGGCTCGACGCCTTCGTTACCTTCCATGTCAGCTATCACCTGACGCGCAAGGTCGAGGTCTTCGTCAACAATTCCGAGCTGCGCAGCCTGGAGCCGGACAATCGTGAGGCGATCATGGCGCTGCGCCGCGCCTATGAGCAGCGCCTCGCCGCGATTCTGGCCGAGGGCGCGCAGGCCGGCCTCCTCGCCGTGCCCGACATCCCCGTCACGACCTATGGCATCCTGTCACTGCTGACCGGGGTGGTGACATGGTATCGCCCGGAAGGCCGCCTCGCCGAGGACGAGATCGTGGCGATCCACCGGAGGCTGATCCTGGATGGGCTGAGGGGTGGCGGGGGATAG
- a CDS encoding enoyl-CoA hydratase-related protein, with the protein MSLRIDRDGPTALLTLDRPAAMNALDAGLIASLTRAYAALGQDPAVRAVVLQAEGPIFSAGADLDGMRRMAEASEADNLADARALAGLMRTLDTCPKATLARIHGSAFGGAIGLIACCDIAVAVPEAQFALSEVRLGLIPATIGPYVVRAVGPRATRRLFVTAERFSAAEALRLGLVHEVAEAGALDQAIGRQVQAVLKGGPAAIAAAKRLVADVDAPIDAGLIEETARRIAETRASPEAREGIAAFFGKRKPGWSP; encoded by the coding sequence GTGAGCCTCAGGATCGACCGCGACGGGCCGACCGCCCTCCTGACGCTGGACCGCCCGGCGGCGATGAACGCGCTCGACGCCGGCCTGATCGCGAGCCTGACCCGGGCCTATGCGGCGCTCGGGCAGGACCCCGCGGTCCGCGCCGTGGTGCTGCAGGCCGAGGGGCCGATCTTCTCAGCCGGCGCCGACCTCGACGGCATGCGGCGCATGGCCGAGGCTTCGGAAGCCGACAATCTCGCCGATGCGCGGGCGCTGGCCGGGCTGATGCGCACGCTCGACACCTGCCCCAAGGCGACGCTGGCGCGCATCCACGGCTCGGCCTTCGGCGGCGCCATCGGGCTGATCGCCTGCTGCGACATCGCGGTGGCCGTGCCCGAGGCGCAATTCGCCCTCAGCGAGGTGCGCCTCGGCCTGATCCCGGCCACCATCGGCCCCTATGTCGTCCGCGCCGTCGGTCCGCGCGCCACCCGCCGCCTGTTCGTCACCGCCGAGCGTTTCTCCGCCGCCGAGGCGCTGCGCCTGGGCCTGGTGCACGAAGTCGCCGAAGCCGGCGCCCTCGACCAGGCGATCGGGCGCCAGGTCCAGGCCGTGCTGAAGGGCGGGCCGGCGGCGATCGCCGCGGCCAAGCGGCTGGTCGCCGATGTCGATGCGCCGATCGATGCCGGCCTGATCGAGGAGACCGCCCGCCGCATCGCCGAGACCCGGGCGAGCCCGGAGGCGCGCGAGGGCATCGCCGCCTTCTTCGGCAAGCGCAAGCCGGGATGGTCGCCATGA